From Brachionichthys hirsutus isolate HB-005 chromosome 2, CSIRO-AGI_Bhir_v1, whole genome shotgun sequence, one genomic window encodes:
- the ndufb11 gene encoding NADH dehydrogenase [ubiquinone] 1 beta subcomplex subunit 11, mitochondrial gives MLTRLSRFGPGLSRALSGPPARFISQSKPSGVGGSTSVAGTLAAAEPAGHGEVSQFVKNPDYHGFSTDPAADERNMRVGFFFGISVAIVIGGTFIHYLPDHGMKQWARREAELVIVQREKDGLPLIHENYYDTNKIIFPTDGGA, from the exons ATGTTGACTCGGCTGTCGCGGTTCGGGCCCGGTTTGTCCCGGGCGCTGTCAGGTCCCCCGGCCCGGTTCATCTCCCAGTCCAAACCGAGCGGGGTCGGCGGTTCGACCTCAGTGGCGGGAACGCTCGCCGCAGCGGAGCCTGCCGGGCACGGGGAGGTCAGCCAGTTCGTCAAG AACCCAGACTACCATGGCTTCTCCACGGACCCGGCGGCGGACGAGAGGAACATGCGCGTGGGCTTCTTCTTCGGCATCTCGGTGGCCATTGTTATTGGAGGAACGTTCATTCACTATTTGCCAGACCACGG CATGAAGCAGTGGGCCAGGAGAGAGGCGGAGCTTGTGATTGTGCAGCGAGAGAAGGACGGACTTCCACTCATCCACGAGAACTACTACGACACAAACAAGATCATTTTCCCCACCGATGGGGGGGCGTAG